A part of Pungitius pungitius chromosome 15, fPunPun2.1, whole genome shotgun sequence genomic DNA contains:
- the vcpip1 gene encoding deubiquitinating protein VCPIP1 — translation MSLLQGSRKKDKRILSGTCPDPKCQARLFFPAHGSVSIECTECGQRHEQRHLLSVEEVTDPDVVLHNLLRNALLGVTGAPKKGTELVKVMGLSNYHCKLLSPVLTRYGMDKQTGKAKLLRDMNQGEMFDCSLLGDRAFLIEPEHVSTMGYGKDRSGSLVYLHDTLEEVKKANGGGECLIPVHVDGDGHCLVHAVSRALVGRELFWHALRENLKQNFKQNLDRYKALFQDFIDAAEWEDIINECDPLFVPPEGVPLGLRNIHIFGLANVLHRPIVLLDSLSGMRSSGDYSATFLPGLVPEERCRGRDGTLNKPICIAWSSSGRNHYIPLVGIKNAVPPKLPARLLPKAWGVPQELIRTYVELEPDGGCVIGGDRSLQDKYLMRLVNAMEEVFMEKHSIHPSLVADVHQYVYRRTGVIGVQPEEVTEAAKRSVTENRLHRCLICGALSELHVPPEWLVPGGKLYNLAKSTHGQLRPDKNYSFPLNNVVCCYNPQRDVLAPDYKLSSLATCNWCHGTSVRHVRGDGAVVYLDGDRTNARSQGGKCGCGFKHHWEGREYDNLPEAFPITLEWGGRVVRETVYWFQHEAEPALNSNVYDVAMKLVTKHFPGEFGSEILVQKVVNTILHHTAKKNPDEYNPVSIAGAHDQRHTDAAETTPPPEARTPPTKIILTGQKAKTLHREELTMSRAERGVQQSIGEQAPVHQKRRTDRLRQEEQKSRAPVPETSSSAPATPTKSSTASSPSNKEKKIRVTTSDGRQAMLTLPVHTTFSELQRSVAQQFGVPPARQCIRHGFPPRELPPPKDGEENEPAALQHGDRVTVEILRAAEDEGPAASAPRASGSHTASSEEEEAAPGRSSSRGLQEGIDLEMSSLCLLATLMGEDVWSYAKKLPHLFQQGGVFYNIVRKDMGLMDGKHCTLPHLTGKTFVYNAAEERLELCVDAAGHFPVGPDVEELVKEVLVQLRSDGRGSREGSPSHGLLRLGGGGVVHKKERLQSVTAFQGRGHSLGSAGGSSPPEHRPITRQHSSGVDLSASVSRDPPDLSDIPEDATRELVRMAPGFVTTKEGRGLDPGLMEQQRRKLQEMVSSIQASMERHLREQQSDAAAGGGTKTGGGQPPSTLDVEEEHRPAAAVPSKPEGKGAEPEEMESQDGEQTNATEPMDHS, via the exons atgTCGCTGCTGCAGGGCTCCAGGAAGAAAGACAAGCGCATTCTGTCCGGTACCTGCCCGGACCCGAAATGCCAGGCGCGGCTGTTCTTCCCGGCTCACGGCTCCGTTAGCATCGAGTGCACCGAGTGCGGCCAGCGGCACGAGCAGAGGCACCTGCTGAGCGTCGAGGAGGTGACCGACCCGGATGTGGTGCTGCACAACCTGCTCAGAAACGCCCTGCTGGGCGTCACGGGGGCTCCGAAGAAAGGCACGGAGCTGGTGAAGGTGATGGGTCTGTCCAACTACCACTGCAAGCTGCTGTCTCCGGTGCTCACCAGGTACGGCATGGACAAGCAGACCGGCAAGGCCAAGCTGCTGAGGGACATGAACCAGGGCGAGATGTTCGACTGCTCGCTGCTGGGGGACCGGGCCTTTCTCATCGAGCCGGAGCACGTCTCCACCATGGGCTACGGCAAGGACCGGTCCGGCAGCCTGGTGTACCTCCACGACAccctggaggaggtgaagaaggccAACGGCGGCGGGGAGTGTCTGATCCCGGTCCACGTGGACGGGGACGGGCACTGCCTGGTGCACGCCGTGTCCCGGGCGCTGGTGGGCAGGGAGCTCTTCTGGCACGCCCTGAGGGAGAACCTGAAGCAGAACTTCAAGCAGAACCTGGACCGCTACAAGGCGCTCTTCCAGGACTTCATCGACGCCGCCGAGTGGGAGGACATCATCAACGAGTGCGACCCGCTCTTCGTGCCGCCGGAGGGCGTGCCGCTCGGCCTGCGCAACATCCACATCTTCGGCCTGGCCAACGTCCTGCACCGGCCCATAGTGCTGCTGGACTCGCTGAGCGGCATGCGGAGCTCCGGGGACTACTCGGCCACCTTCCTGCCGGGCCTGGTGCCCGAGGAGCGGTGCCGGGGGAGGGACGGGACCCTCAACAAGCCCATCTGCATCGCGTGGAGCAGCTCGGGCCGCAACCACTACATCCCCCTGGTGGGCATCAAGAACGCGGTGCCGCCCAAGCTGCCGGCCCGCCTGCTGCCGAAGGCCTGGGGCGTCCCGCAGGAGCTGATCCGCACGTACGTGGAGCTGGAGCCGGACGGGGGCTGCGTGATCGGCGGCGACCGCAGCCTGCAGGACAAGTACCTGATGCGCCTGGTCAACGCCATGGAGGAGGTGTTCATGGAGAAGCACAGCATCCACCCCTCGCTGGTGGCTGACGTGCACCAGTACGTCTACCGCCGCACCGGCGTGATCGGCGTCCAGCCCGAGGAGGTGACCGAGGCGGCCAAGAGGTCGGTGACGGAGAACCGGCTGCACCGATGCCTGATCTGCGGCGCCCTCTCCGAGCTCCACGTGCCGCCTGAGTGGCTGGTTCCCGGCGGGAAGCTGTACAACTTGGCCAAGTCCACCCACGGGCAGCTCCGGCCCGACAAGAACTACAGCTTCCCCCTCAACAACGTGGTCTGCTGCTACAACCCGCAGAGGGACGTCCTGGCGCCGGACTACAAGCTCAGCTCCCTCGCCACCTGCAACTGGTGCCACGGCACGTCGGTGCGCCACGTCCGCGGCGACGGGGCGGTGGTCTACCTGGACGGCGACCGGACCAACGCGCGCTCGCAGGGCGGCAAGTGCGGCTGCGGCTTCAAGCACCACTGGGAAGGGAGGGAGTACGACAACCTGCCCGAGGCCTTCCCCATCACGCTGGAGTGGGGGGGCCGCGTGGTGAGGGAGACGGTGTACTGGTTCCAGCACGAAGCCGAGCCGGCGCTGAACAGCAACGTGTACGACGTGGCCATGAAGCTGGTGACCAAGCACTTCCCCGGGGAGTTCGGCAGCGAGATCCTGGTGCAGAAGGTGGTGAACACCATCCTGCACCACACCGCCAAGAAGAACCCGGACGAGTACAACCCGGTGTCCATCGCCGGGGCCCACGACCAGCGCCACACGGACGCCGCCGAGACGACGCCGCCGCCGGAGGCCCGGACGCCGCCCACCAAGATCATCCTGACCGGTCAGAAGGCCAAGACGCTGCACAGGGAGGAGCTGACGATGAGCCGGGCGGAGCGCGGCGTCCAGCAGAGCATCGGCGAGCAGGCGCCGGTCCACCAGAAGAGGCGCACCGACCGGCTGaggcaggaggagcagaagagccGCGCGCCGGTGCCGGAAACCTCCTCCTCGGCGCCGGCCACCCCGACCaagtcctccaccgcctcctcgCCGTCCAACAAGGAGAAGAAGATCCGCGTGACCACCAGCGACGGCCGGCAGGCGATGCTGACGCTGCCGGTCCACACCACCTTCtcggagctgcagaggagcgtGGCCCAACAGTTCGGCGTGCCGCCGGCGCGGCAGTGCATCCGGCACGGCTTCCCGCCCAGGGAGCTTCCGCCGCCCAAGGACGGCGAGGAGAACGAGCCGGCGGCGCTGCAGCACGGCGACCGGGTGACGGTGGAGATCCTGAGGGCGGCGGAGGACGAGGGCCCCGCGGCCTCGGCGCCGAGGGCCTCCGGCTCGCACACGgcgagcagcgaggaggaggaggcggcgcccGGCAGGTCGAGCAGCCGCGGCCTCCAGGAGGGCATCGACCTGGAGATGTCGTCCCTCTGTCTCCTAGCAACCCTGATGG GTGAGGACGTCTGGTCGTATGCGAAGAAGCTGCCTCACTTATTCCAGCAGGGCGGCGTCTTCTACAACATCGTGAGGAAGGACATGG GCCTGATGGACGGGAAGCACTGCACGCTGCCTCACCTCACGGGGAAGACCTTCGTCTACAACGCGGCCGAGGAGCGCCTGGAGCTCTGCGTGGACGCCGCGGGCCACTTCCCCGTGGGCCCCGACGTGGAGGAGCTGGTGAAGGAGGTGCTGGTGCAGCTGCGCTCCGACGGCAGGGGCAGCAGAGAGGGGAGCCCCTCCCACGGCCTCCTGcggctcggcggcggcggcgtcgtccACAAGAAGGAACGTCTGCAGAGCGTCACCGCCTTCCAGGGCAGAGGCCACTCCTTGGGCAGCGCCGGGGGCTCCTCCCCCCCGGAGCACCGGCCAATCACGCGCCAGCACAGCAGCGGGGTGGACCTGAGCGCCAGCGTGTCCCGGGACCCCCCCGACCTGTCGGACATCCCTGAGGACGCCACCAGGGAGCTGGTCCGCATGGCGCCGGGCTTCGTCACCACCAAGGAGGGCCGCGGCCTGGACCCCGGCCTGATGGAGCAGCAGCGCCGGAAGCTGCAGGAGATGGTGTCCTCCATCCAGGCCTCCATGGAGCGCCACCTGAGGGAGCAGCAGAGCGACGCTGCCGCAGGGGGCGGGACTAAGACGGGGGGCGGCCAACCGCCGTCTACGctggacgtggaggaggagcatcGTCCGGCCGCGGCGGTGCCCAGCAAACCGGAGGGGAAAGGGGCGGAgccggaggagatggagagtcAGGACGGCGAGCAGACCAACGCCACCGAACCCATGGATCACTCCTga
- the dusp28 gene encoding dual specificity phosphatase 28, whose product MLQLCQVTSALFISNARSACSEELLQQEAVTLCINVSKQQPFPRRGAGVATLRVPVYDDPAEDLYAHFDRCADAIQEEASRGGRAVVYCTNGRSRSATVCAAYLMKHRGLSLTCALQRVKTARHEIDPNAGFLSQLQRYEQELKKRRGRRDRQDH is encoded by the exons atGCTGCAGCTGTGCCAGGTCACCAGCGCCCTCTTCATCAGCAACGCCCGCTCGGCCTGCAGCGAggagctcctccagcaggaggCGGTGACGCTCTGCATCAACGTGTCCAAGCAGCAGCCGTTCCCGCGCCGCGGCGCCGGCGTGGCCACGCTGCGGGTCCCCGTGTACGACGACCCCGCCGAGGACCTGTACGCCCACTTCGACCGCTGCGCCGACGCCATCCAGGAGGAGGCGAGCCGGGGGGGGCGCGCCGTGGTCTACTGCACGAACGGGCGCAGCCGCTCGGCCACCGTGTGCGCGGCGTACCTGATGAAGCACCGCGGGCTGTCGCTCACCTGCGCTCTTCAG AGAGTGAAGACGGCTCGTCACGAGATCGACCCCAACGCCGGCTTCCTGTCTCAGCTGCAGAGATACGagcaggagctgaagaagagacGAGGACGCAGGGACAGACAGGATCactga
- the proca gene encoding vitamin K-dependent protein C, with protein MSRLLLFAPVMAALWSAAVLGVSVFSDPPEAHMLLRSRRANSFLEELKVPSKERECLEEKCDFEEAREIFQTREATLEFWTVYTDGNQCHSNLCVHGACVDLYQDYACRCNHGYEGKYCDHPQTATNCSLDNGGCDHDCEESEDGLTRSCSCVDGFKLHADSRKCVPTGPSSCGQLRIARSSYTPRKDGLVPWVVGGEVGKKGESPWQVLLLNARGRFHCGGVLIDKNWVLTAAHCLDNNLRFRVRLGDYERHRDEGTEATLKVTRAFKHPHYNSKTVDNDIALLRLQTPAPQTQYIVPVCLPGRRTAERVLHLNGTPTVVSGWGKDDQNSTTFSSALNVIKVPLVERSVCAQHMSNNITDNVLCAGVLGQRMDACEGDSGGPMVTLYRDTWFLLGLVSWGEGCGWEDKLGVYTKVSNYNEWINGVRQDWDKGLYLETPMV; from the exons ATGTCCCGCCTCTTACTCTTTGCGCCCGTCATGGCCGCTCTGTGGTCGGCGGCGGTGCTCGGTGTGTCAG TGTTCTCCGACCCTCCGGAGGCCCACATGCTGCTGCGGTCCCGTCGGGCGAACTCCTTCCTGGAGGAGCTTAAAGTTCCTTCGAAGGAGCGTgaatgtttggaggagaaatgtgaCTTTGAAGAAGCAAGAGAGATTTTCCAAACGAGGGAAGCGACA CTGGAGTTCTGGACGGTGTACACCG ATGGGAACCAGTGTCACTCCAACTTGTGTGTGCACGGAGCCTGCGTGGATCTCTACCAGGACTACGCCTGCCGCTGTAACCACGGATACGAGGGCAAATACTGCGACCACC CCCAAACCGCCACCAACTGCTCGCTGGACAATGGCGGCTGCGACCACGACTGCGAGGAGAGCGAGGACGGCCTgacgaggagctgcagctgcgtGGACGGGTTCAAACTGCACGCCGACTCCCGGAAATGTGTCCCGACAG GTCCGTCCTCCTGCGGCCAGCTGCGGATCGCCAGGTCGTCCTACACGCCGCGGAAGGACGGCCTGGTGCcctgggtggtggggggggaggtgggcaAGAAGGGGGAGAGCCCATGGCAG gtgctgctgctgaacgCCAGAGGGCGTTTCCACTGCGGAGGCGTCCTGATCGATAAGAACTGGGTCCTGACCGCCGCCCACTGCCTCGACAACAACCTCCGATTCCGAGTGCGACtgg GGGACTACGAGCGCCACCGAGACGAGGGCACAGAGGCCACCCTGAAGGTCACCAGGGCCTTCAAGCACCCGCACTACAACAGCAAGACGGTGGACAACGACATCGCGCTGCTGCGCCTGCAGACGCCCGCCCCCCAGACCCAGTACATCGTCCCTGTCTGCCTGCCGGGACGCCGGACGGCCGAGCGGGTGCTCCACCTCAACGGCACCCCCACCGTGGTGAGCGGCTGGGGCAAAGACGACCAGAACAGCACCACCTTCAGCTCGGCGCTCAACGTCATCAAGGTGCCGCTGGTGGAGCGCTCCGTCTGCGCCCAACACATGTCCAACAACATCACCGACAACGTCCTCTGCGCCGGGGTCCTCGGGCAGAGGATGGACGCCTGCGAGGGGGACAGCGGCGGGCCGATGGTCACGCTGTACCGGGACACCTGGTTCCTGTTGGGCCTGGTGTCCTGGGGCGAGGGCTGCGGCTGGGAGGACAAGCTGGGGGTCTACACCAAGGTGTCCAACTACAACGAGTGGATCAACGGCGTGCGCCAGGACTGGGACAAAGGACTTTATCTGGAGACCCCGATGGTCTGA
- the LOC119209017 gene encoding inner ear-specific collagen-like, with protein MMLHNSHGTMLLSWLLGLLVLSSLCSAMFPPDMGSGEDPVTYRMPVSQSSKSSESSGSSESSESSQSSKSSEASHSPESSESSNSSESSGSSESSNSSESSGSSESSHSSNSSESSGSSQSSESSHSSESSQSSESTGSSEPSEPSGPSEPSGPSGPSGPSQSFNSYESSHLPKPLTRNGPLPGNMSDLSGFFGDPMTTFCDMVWSSQVPMTLADIPPSCICSHCKGTMGPKGDRGDRGLPGSPGSPGRRGMMGFPGPQGFTGRQGIKGQKGDLGEKGSSGAVGFMGMKGERGFKGDKGDYGMEGPPGSQGPPGESGTCPASCESLPGPPGQQGVPGPAGTRGLPGVLGPMGPKGIMGNKGDMGMPGDPGMDGHKGDPGEQGLCECKAGVNGTNGKQGEKGVKGDKGETGAQGVQGPMGLKGQEGSMGLMGIPGPCSPAIQSAFSASLNMSFPAPNWPVPFPQVLLNVQGDFNPFMGMYKAPINGTYIFTFNLAIRERPLKVGLFKNFYSVVKITEGSQQSSTSYTVVLHLAMDDMVWLQVKDFTTNGIYTGAESSSTFSGYLLYPDSCEVPIGRFFQPTPIFNQKDFNWGSDSTTPSPTPKP; from the exons ATGATGCTGCACAACTCGCACGGAACG ATGCTGCTGTCTTGGCTCCTGGGACTCctcgtcctctcctccctctgctcagccATGTTTCCACCCGACATGGGCAGTGGAGAGGACCCTGTGACCTACAGAATGCCCGTCTCTCAGTCCTCTAAGTCGTCTGAGTCGTCTGGGTCCTCTGAGTCCTCTGAGTCCTCTCAGTCCTCTAAGTCCTCTGAGGCCTCTCACTCACCTGAGTCCTCTGAGTCCTCTAATTCCTCTGAGTCATCTGGGTCCTCTGAGTCCTCTAATTCCTCTGAGTCATCTGGGTCCTCTGAGTCCTCTCATTCCTCTAATTCCTCTGAGTCCTCTGGGTCCTCCCAGTCCTCTGAGTCCTCTCATTCCTCTGAGTCCTCTCAGTCCTCTGAGTCCACTGGGTCCTCTGAGCCCTCTGAGCCCTCTGGGCCCTCTGAGCCCTCTGGGCCCTCTGGGCCCTCTGGGCCCTCTCAGTCCTTTAATTCCTATGAGTCCTCTCACTTACCTAAACCTCTTACTCGCAACGGGCCGCTGCCTGGCAACATGAGTGATTTGAGCGGATTTTTTGGAGACCCAATGACCACCTTCTGCGACATGGTGTGGAGCTCGCAGGTACCGATGACCCTCGCTGATATCCCCCCATCCTGCATCTGTTCGCACTGCAAGGGCACTATGGGGCCCAAAGGTGACAGAGGAGACCGGGGCCTTCCAG GTTCACCTGGGAGTCCTGGAAGGAGAGGCATGATGGGATTCCCTGGTCCCCAAGGATTCACTGGCCGTCAAGGGATAAAGG GTCAGAAGGGAGACCTGGGGGAGAAAGGGTCTAGCGGCGCTGTCGGTTTCATGGGCATGAAGGGCGAGCGGGGTTTCAAAG GAGACAAAGGGGACTATGGAATGGAAGGCCCACCAGGCTCACAGGGTCCCCCGGGCGAAAGCGGTACATGTCCTGCCTCCTGTGAGAGTCTACCAGGTCCCCCGGGTCAACAAGGAGTGCCTGGACCAGCCGGAACCCGGGGTCTTCCTGGTGTTCTGGGACCAATGGGACCCAAAGGCATTATGGGCAACAAGGGCGACATGGGCATGCCTGGTGACCCCGGGATGGACGGCCACAAGGGCGATCCAGGGGAGCAGGGGTTGTGTGAGTGCAAGGCTGGGGTAAACGGAACCAATGGTAAACAGGGAGAAAAGGGGGTCAAAGGGGACAAAGGTGAGACTGGTGCTCAGGGGGTTCAGGGCCCCATGGGGCTAAAAGGCCAAGAGGGCAGCATGGGTCTCATGGGGATACCTGGGCCCTGCTCCCCGGCCATTCAATCTGCATTCTCTGCGTCTCTCAACATGTCGTTTCCTGCTCCTAACTGGCCTGTTCCTTTCCCGCAAGTCCTCCTCAATGTGCAGGGCGACTTCAACCCGTTCATGGGCATGTACAAAGCTCCCATCAATGGCACCTACATCTTCACCTTCAACCTGGCCATCAGGGAGAGGCCTCTCAAGGTTGGCCTATTCAAGAACTTCTACTCCGTGGTCAAAATAACAGAAGGAAGCCAACAATCCAGCACCAGCTACACTGTCGTCCTCCACCTCGCCATGGACGACATGGTGTGGCTGCAGGTGAAGGACTTCACCACCAACGGCATCTACACCGgcgcagagagcagcagcacgtTCTCTGGGTATCTGTTGTACCCTGACTCCTGTGAAGTGCCCATAGGCAGGTTTTTCCAGCCCACACCGATATTCAACCAGAAGGACTTCAACTGGGGTTCTGACAGCACCACGCCCAGCCCGACCCCCAAACCATAA